One window of the Camelina sativa cultivar DH55 chromosome 1, Cs, whole genome shotgun sequence genome contains the following:
- the LOC104716393 gene encoding lon protease homolog 4, chloroplastic/mitochondrial-like: protein MLKLLVSNLYCSHHLTPAIRVRSNPVNSLLFKSLTQLTGWNRSSLGLRAFSSDTDSAPAIASTKTHLNDCLTVIALPLPHKPLIPGFYMPIYVKDPKVLAALEESRRQKSPYAGAFLLKDDESTDSASSSETENILDKLKGKELFNRIHEVGTLAQISSIQGEQVILIGHRRLKITEMVSEDPLTVKVDHVKGDEPYDKDDDLIKATYFEVMSTLRDVLRTTSLWRDQVRTYTQACSLYICHSLRHIGDFSYAKLADFAAGISGANKYQIQGVLEQLDIHTRLGVTMVLVKKELEINKIQESIAKAFEEQFRGERHRMLLKEQLKAIQAKLGVETDAKTALYEKFRGRIDPIKDKIPEHVLKAIEEELTKLKMLETSSSEYDVNHNYLDWLTVLPWGKSSDENFDVSRAEKILDEDHYGLSDVKERILEFIAVGRLRGTSQGKIICLSGPPGVGKTSIGRSIARALDRKFFRFSVGGLSDVAEIKGHRRTYIGAMPGKMVQCLKTVGTENPLVLIDEIDKLGVKYHDGDPASAMLELLDPEQNANFLDHYLDVTIDLSKVLFVCTANVIDTIPSPLLDRMEVISLAGYITDEKMQIARDYLLKTARRDCGIKPEQVDVSDAALLSLIENYCREAGVRNLQKHMEKIFRKIALKLVRKGTSLEVPAKSDVVVTETEDSKPLAKTELESPEETSAEGSTVLTNDLATGDSTEPKTEQSIEVAETVEKFVIDESNLEDYVGKPVFHAEKIYEQTPVGVVMGLAWTSMGGSTLYIETTFVEEGEGKGGLHITGQLGTVMKESAEIAHTVARRIMHEKEPENQFFAKSKLHLHVPAGATPKDGPSAGSTMITSLLSLAMKKPVRKDLAMTGEVTLTGRILAIGGVKEKTIAARRSEVKVIILPEANRSDYDELAENVKEGLDVHFVDDYDQIFELAFGYDH, encoded by the exons ATGTTGAAGCTCCTCGTTTCGAACTTGTACTGTTCACATCACCTGACTCCGGCTATTCGAGTCCGGTCTAACCCGGTTAACAGTCTATTGTTCAAGTCACTGACTCAGCTAACCGGATGGAACCGGAGTTCTTTGGGTCTTCGTGCTTTCTCCTCCGACACGGATTCCGCACCCGCGATTGCCTCAACTAAAACTCACCTCAACGATTGTCTAACG GTTATAGCATTGCCATTACCCCACAAGCCTCTTATTCCTGGCTTTTACATGCCAATCTATGTTAAG GATCCTAAAGTACTTGCAGCTTTAGAAGAGAGCAGAAGACAAAAATCCCCATATGCGGGGGCTTTCCTTTTGAAGGATGACGAGTCAACTGATTCAGCTTCTAGCTCTGAAACAGAGAATATTTTAGACAAGTTGAAAGGAAAAGAGTTGTTTAACCGGATTCATGAAGTTGGCACACTTGCTCAG ATTTCAAGTATCCAAGGTGAGCAAGTCATACTTATTGGTCACAGACGACTTAAAATAACAGAGATG GTGAGTGAAGATCCTCTTACCGTCAAAGTTGACCATGTAAAAggt GATGAGCCGTATGACAAGGACGATGATCTCATCAAGGCAACATACTTTGAAGTTATGTCGACACTTAGGGATGTCTTAAGGACAACTTCACTCTGGAGAGATCAAGTTCGGACATATACTCAGGCATGTTCTCTTTATATCTGTCACAGCTTGCGA CATATAGGTGACTTCAGTTATGCAAAGTTAGCCGATTTTGCAGCCGGGATCTCTGGCGCtaacaaatatcaaattcagGGGGTTCTTGAACAATTGGAT ATTCACACACGTCTTGGGGTGACGATGGTATTGGTGAAAAAAGAATTGGAAATTAACAAGATTCAA GAATCCATAGCAAAAGCTTTTGAAGAACAATTTAGAGGCGAGAGACATCGAATGTTACTAAAGGAGCAACTCAAGGCTATACAAGCG AAGCTTGGCGTGGAGACAGACGCCAAAACCGCACTTTATG AAAAGTTTAGGGGAAGGATTGACCCTATTAAAGATAAGATTCCAGAACATGTACTAAAAGCCATAGAAGAAGAGCTTACAAAACTGAAGATGTTAGAAACCAGTTCGAGCGAGTACGATGTGAACCATAATTACCTTGATTGGTTGACCGTGTTGCCTTGGGGAAAATCCAG TGATGAGAATTTTGATGTTTCACGAGCAGAAAAGATTCTTGACGAGGATCACTACGGATTATCTGATGTAAAAGAAAGAATACTAGAGTTTATTGCTGTGGGGAGACTTAGAGGCACTTCACAGG GGAAGATCATTTGTCTATCTGGCCCACCTGGAGTAGGTAAAACTAGCATTGGGCGTTCAATTGCACGTGCTCTTGACCGCAAGTTCTTCAGGTTCTCTGTTGGAGGACTATCCGATGTTGCTGAGATTAAG GGGCATCGTCGAACATATATTGGTGCCATGCCTGGAAAGATGGTGCAATGTCTAAAGACTGTGGGAACAGAAAATCCTCTTGTTCTGATCGATGAGATTGATAAG CTTGGAGTAAAGTACCACGATGGCGACCCAGCCAGCGCAATGTTGGAGCTTTTGGATCCAGAGCAGAATGCAAATTTTCTAGACCACTATCTCGATGTTACTATTGACTTATCAAAG GTTTTATTTGTATGTACAGCAAATGTGATAGATACGATTCCCAGTCCTCTGCTAGACAGAATGGAGGTGATTAGTCTCGCAGGGTATATTACTGATGAGAAGATGCAAATTGCTAGAGACTATTTGCTGAAAACTGCGCGCAGAGATTGTGGCATTAAGCCTGAACAG GTTGATGTGAGTGATGCAGCTCTTCTTTCCTTGATAGAAAATTACTGCAGAGAAGCAGGCGTTAGAAATCTCCAGAAGCACATGGAGAAGATTTTTCGTAAG ATTGCTCTAAAGCTTGTGCGCAAAGGGACATCTCTCGAAGTGCCTGCAAAATCTGATGTTGTTGTTACTGAAACTGAGGATAGTAAACCTTTGGCCAAGACTGAATTGGAATCCCCAGAGGAGACCTCTGCAGAAGGATCCACTGTGTTGACAAATGACTTGGCAACTGGGGATTCAACAGAACCAAAGACTGAGCAGAGCATAGAGGTAGCTGAAACGGTTGAAAAGTTTGTAATTGATGAATCAAACCTTGAAGATTATGTAGGCAAGCCAGTATTCCACGCAGAGAAGATCTATGAACAGACACCAGTCGGGGTTGTAATGGGTCTAGCTTGGACATCCATGGGTGGCTCAACATTGTACATAGAGACAACCTTtgtagaagaaggagaaggcaAAGGCGGGCTTCACATAACGGGTCAGCTTGGGACTGTGATGAAAGAAAGCGCAGAGATAGCTCACACAGTAGCCAGAAGAATAATGCACGAGAAAGAACCGGAGAACCAGTTCTTTGCGAAATCCAAGCTTCATTTACATGTTCCTGCAGGAGCCACACCAAAAGACGGTCCAAGCGCAGGGAGCACCATGATAACTTCGTTGCTGTCACTTGCCATGAAGAAACCTGTAAGGAAGGATCTTGCAATGACAGGAGAAGTCACTCTCACCGGTAGAATTCTTGCAATTGGCGGC GTGAAGGAGAAGACTATAGCCGCAAGACGGAGTGAAGTGAAGGTGATAATACTCCCAGAGGCTAACCGGAGTGATTATGATGAGCTGGCAGAAAACGTGAAAGAAGGGCTCGATGTTCATTTCGTCGATGACTATGACCAGATTTTCGAGCTAGCCTTTGGGTATGACCATTAG
- the LOC104716487 gene encoding transcription factor bHLH150-like, whose product MSSDQGNGSNLSTSPEVEGTETIPLRRRLQRGQRVFAPKLLEALRRSRMSSEAPAIHLSQRWRATSSQKVYSLKLYDALRRSRRSSTVRDTADEVLATTARGATRWSRAILVSRVATSLHRRQRNTKPAWALAAAVRGSGGRRRKLSAVGNRVRVLGGLVPGCRRTALPELLDETVDYIAALEMQVRAMTALSKILSEFQPSDTIGSAL is encoded by the coding sequence ATGTCTTCTGACCAAGGAAATGGATCGAACCTTTCAACGTCTCCGGAGGTAGAAGGGACTGAAACAATCCCTCTTCGCCGGAGGTTGCAAAGAGGGCAAAGAGTGTTCGCTCCGAAGCTGCTGGAGGCTCTCCGTCGATCACGGATGAGCTCAGAAGCTCCGGCGATCCATCTTAGTCAGAGATGGAGAGCCACGTCGTCGCAAAAGGTTTATTCTTTGAAACTCTATGACGCTCTTAGGCGATCGAGGCGGAGCTCAACAGTCCGAGACACGGCCGACGAAGTGCTGGCGACGACGGCTCGTGGTGCAACCCGATGGAGCCGAGCCATATTGGTGAGCCGAGTAGCGACCAGTCTGCACCGGCGGCAAAGGAATACAAAACCGGCGTGGGCATTGGCCGCGGCGGTAAGGGGAAGTGgtgggaggaggaggaagttgTCGGCAGTGGGAaatagggttagggttttgggtGGGTTGGTGCCGGGTTGTCGGAGAACTGCTTTACCGGAGCTCTTGGATGAGACAGTGGATTACATAGCGGCGTTGGAAATGCAAGTCCGAGCCATGACAGCTCTATCGAAGATTCTGTCCGAGTTTCAGCCGTCTGATACGATCGGCTCGGCTTTATAG
- the LOC104703544 gene encoding uncharacterized protein LOC104703544, whose protein sequence is MINNITLSLQRLDPRYHIVKKVLVGNLNVKFIKKNRTDLRNQSFIFIGAPHRVRVCSIPDCNVIVQESTNKRYPYERQYDVVDRIILGEILNHILGNELSPNILLASSYSDFTLPLQLLR, encoded by the coding sequence ATGATAAACAACATCACTTTGTCTCTGCAACGGCTTGATCCTAGATACCATATTGTGAAAAAGGTTTTGGTTGGAAACTTAAACGTGAAATTTATCAAAAAGAACCGGACCGATCTACGCAATCAAAGTTTCATATTCATCGGCGCACCCCACAGAGTACGTGTATGCAGCATCCCCGATTGCAATGTTATTGTTCAAGAATCAACCAATAAAAGGTACCCATACGAAAGACAGTACGACGTAGTTGACAGAATAATCCTAGGAGAGATACTAAACCATATACTTGGTAATGAATTGTCTCCAAATATTTTGTTGGCTTCTTCATATTCAGATTTTACTCTACCATTACAACTTTTGAGGTGA
- the LOC104716575 gene encoding uncharacterized protein LOC104716575, which translates to MAWARLIQSARAALVKTHPCSTLGLPRFYSKPATYFVKVGIPEFLGGIGRGAETHIAKIETEIGDLHKLLVTRTLRLKKLGIPCKHRKLILKYGQKYRLGLWKPRADAIKA; encoded by the exons ATGGCGTGGGCACGATTGATCCAGAGCGCGAGAGCAGCTCTAGTGAAAACTCACCCGTGTTCGACTCTTGGCCTCCCCAGATTCTACTCCAAACCAGCTACTTACTTCG TGAAAGTTGGGATTCCAGAGTTCCTAGGCGGGATTGGTAGAGGAGCTGAGACTCACATTGCCAAAATTGAAACTGAGATCGGTGACCTTCATAAACTGCTTGTGACTCGTACCCTCCGACTCAAGAAGCTTGGGATCCCTTGCAAACAT AGGAAACTGATACTGAAGTATGGCCAGAAATACAGGTTAGGGCTATGGAAACCTAGAGCCGACGCTATTAAGGCCTGA
- the LOC104716724 gene encoding probable alkaline/neutral invertase A, chloroplastic translates to MNAITFLGNSTMMIPSQCILRAFTRISPSKYIRDPSFRSYPSRFSSCVNQNKNPDSNRIIKPTNAVPFCTDKQSSVTTAQVVSEARSLSASTTCANDSTVDRIYTKNGLNVKPLDLKKLKGDEKDEEVINGDGKRVVGDGYEGIKSNETEEEAWRLLRDSVVTYCDSPVGTMAAKDPTDTMPSNYDQVFIRDFVPSALAFLLKGESEIVRNFLLHTLQLQSWEKTVDCYSPGQGLMPASFKVRTLPLEEEKFEEVLDPDFGEAAIGRVAPVDSGLWWIILLRAYGKITGDYSLQERIDVQTGIKMIANLCLADGFDMFPTLLVTDGSCMIDRRMGIHGHPLEIQALFYSALRSSREMITVNDSSKNIIKTISNRLSALSFHIRENYWVDKKKINEIYRYKTEEYSTDATNKFNIYPEQVSPWLMDWVPESSDCGFLIGNLQPAHMDFRFFTLGNLWSIISSLGTPKQNQAILNLIEEKWDDLVGHMPLKICYPALESSEWHIITGSDPKNTPWSYHNGGSWPTLLWQFTLACIKMGRPELAEKAVTLAEKRLQADRWPEYYDTRNGKFIGKQSRLYQTWTIAGFLTSKQLLQNPKIASSLFWEEDLELLETCVCVLTKAGRKKCSRAAAKSQILI, encoded by the exons ATGAATGCCATCACTTTTCTTGGAAACTCAACGATGATGATACCCTCACAATGCATTCTCCGTGCTTTTACGAGAATCTCTCCATCTAAATACATCCGAGACCCCTCGTTTCGATCGTATCCTTCTCGGTTTTCAAGCTGcgtaaaccaaaacaagaatccGGATTCGAACAGAATCATCAAACCGACAAATGCTGTACCATTTTGTACCGACAAGCAGAGCTCTGTTACTACAGCTCAGGTTGTTTCTGAGGCAAGAAGTCTGTCTGCTTCCACCACCTGCGCAAATGACTCAACCGTGGATCGAATATACACCAAGAACGGTTTAAATGTGAAGCCTTTAGATctgaagaagttaaagggagatgagaaagatgaagaggTGATCAATGGAGATGGCAAAAGGGTAGTCGGAGATGGTTACGAGGGTATTAAGAGCAATGAAACCGAGGAAGAGGCATGGAGATTGCTGAGGGACTCTGTAGTGACATACTGCGATTCCCCTGTGGGAACGATGGCTGCTAAAGATCCAACAGACACAATGCCATCAAACTATGATCAGGTCTTTATTAGGGATTTTGTACCTTCCGCTCTGGCTTTTCTGCTGAAGGGAGAAAGCGAAATTGTTCGAAATTTCCTTCTTCACACGCTGCAGTTGCAG AGTTGGGAGAAAACAGTTGACTGTTATAGTCCAGGACAAGGATTGATGCCTGCGAGTTTCAAGGTCAGAACTTTACCTCTCGAAGAGGAGAAGTTCGAAGAGGTTTTGGATCCAGATTTTGGCGAAGCAGCTATAGGTCGTGTTGCTCCCGTTGATTCTG gTTTATGGTGGATAATATTGTTGAGGGCATACGGGAAAATCACAGGGGATTACTCACTGCAAGAGAGGATAGATGTGCAGACAGGGATAAAGATGATAGCAAACCTGTGTTTAGCTGATGGATTTGATATGTTTCCCACACTGTTGGTCACTGATGGCTCTTGTATGATAGATCGACGAATGGGTATCCACGGTCACCCTCTTGAGATCCAA GCTTTGTTTTACTCCGCTCTGCGGTCTTCTCGTGAGATGATAACTGTAAATGACAGCtccaaaaacataataaagacaATTAGCAACAGGCTCAGCGCTTTATCTTTTCACATCAGAGAAAACTATtgggttgacaaaaaaaaaatcaatgagatTTACCGTTACAAGACAGAGGAGTACTCTACGGATGCCACTAATAAGTTCAATATCTACCCAGAGCAGGTTTCTCCGTGGCTAATGGATTGGGTTCCTGAAAGCTCTGACTGTGGATTCCTGATAGGAAACCTCCAGCCTGCTCACATGGATTTCAGGTTCTTCACCTTGGGAAACCTCTGGTCAATCATCTCCTCATTAGGTACACCAAAACAGAACCAAGCTATATTAAATTTGATTGAAGAGAAATGGGACGATCTCGTTGGTCATATGCCGCTTAAGATATGTTACCCCGCTTTGGAATCTTCAGAGTGGCATATAATTACCGGGAGTGACCCAAAGAACAC GCCTTGGTCTTACCACAATGGCGGGTCATGGCCAACACTTCTCTGGCAA TTCACACTGGCATGCATCAAGATGGGTAGACCAGAGTTAGCAGAGAAAGCAGTTACCTTGGCAGAGAAGAGGCTCCAAGCTGATCGGTGGCCAGAGTATTACGATACAAGAAATGGGAAGTTCATTGGAAAACAGTCCCGGCTTTACCAGACATGGACAATTGCTGGCTTCTTAACTTCAAAGCAACTACTGCAGAATCCTAAAATAGCATCTTCCTTGTTCTGGGAAGAAGACCTTGAGCTTCTAGAGACTTGTGTCTGCGTTCTCACCAAAGCAGGCCGGAAGAAATGCTCTCGGGCCGCAGCAAAGTCTCAGATTCTTATCTAA
- the LOC104716814 gene encoding spindle pole body component 110-like has protein sequence MSCSDKTTVDPLLRDLNEKKESFRRNVVSLATELKQVRGRLVSQEQSFLKETITRKEADKRGKNMEMEMSKLQKRLEERNCQLEASASAADKFIKELEEFRSKLDATKQTAEASADSAQSTHIQCSMLKKQLDDKTRSLREHEDRVTQLSHQLDDLQRDLSLRECSENQLRYEVMRIEREVRETIAKAGIGGIDCELRKLIEDISPMKFETMNRRVEVKDGEITKLKDEIRLMSGHWKHKTKELESQLEKQRRTDQDLKKKVLKLEFCLQETRSQTRKLQRRGERRDMEIKEIRDLMSEKQELNESWDKQKFWDNPGFKIVVSMSMLEMILSFFGIV, from the exons ATGTCTTGTTCTGACAAAACGACGGTGGATCCacttttgagagatttaaatgagaagaaagagagtttCCGGCGGAATGTGGTGTCTTTGGCGACGGAGCTGAAGCAAGTGAGGGGTCGTTTGGTTTCTCAAGAACAGTCCTTTCTTAAAGAAACCATAACTAGAAAA gAAGCAGATAAAAGGGGGAAGAACATGGAAATGGAGATGTCTAAATTGCAGAAGAGATTGGAAGAAAGGAATTGTCAGCTTGAAGCTTCTGCATCTGCTGCTGACAAG TTTATCAAAGAGTTGGAGGAATTTAGATCAAAGCTTGACGCAACCAAGCAAACTGCAGAGGCTAGTGCTGATTCTGCTCAATCTACACATATCCAATGCTCAATGCTAAAAAAACAACTTGACGACAAAACACGTTCTCTTAGAGAACACGAAGACCGTGTAACTCAGCTCAGTCATCAGCTTGATGATCTACAGAGAGATTTAAGCCTAAGAGAGTGCTCAGAAAATCAACTTAGATACGAAGTTATGAGAATCGAGCGTGAGGTTAGAGAGACCATTGCAAAGGCTGGGATAGGTGGCATAGACTGCGAGCTCCGGAAACTTATAGAAGATATCTCTCCAATGAAATTCGAGACGATGAATAGACGAGTTGAGGTAAAAGACGGAGAGATTACAAAACTGAAAGATGAGATAAGGCTAATGTCAGGTCACTGGAAACATAAGACTAAGGAACTCGAATCTCAG ctggagaaacagagaagaactgatcaagatttgaagaagaaagtaCTGAAACTAGAGTTCTGTCTACAAGAAACACGAAGCCAGACAAGAAAGCTGCAGAGG agaggagagagaagggaCATGGAGATCAAAGAGATAAGGGATCTGATGTCGGAGAAACAAGAGCTTAATGAGTCTTGGGATAAACAGAAGTTCTGGGACAATCCAGGGTTCAAGATCGTTGTATCAATGTCTATGTTGGAGatgattttgtctttttttggtattgtataa
- the LOC104716901 gene encoding shaggy-related protein kinase gamma, producing MASVGIEPSAAVRDSSTTDVDRLPEEMKDMKIQDDKEMEATIVNGNVTETGHIIVTTIGGRNGQPKQTISYMAERVVGHGSFGVVFQAKCLETGETVAIKKVLQDRRYKNRELQTMRLLDHPNVVALKHCFFSTTEKDELYLNLVLEYVPETVHRVIKHYNKLNQRMPLVYVKLYTYQIFRSLSYIHRCIGVCHRDIKPQNLLVNPHTHQVKLCDFGSAKVLVKGEPNISYICSRYYRAPELIFGATEYTTAIDVWSAGCVLAELLLGQPLFPGESGVDQLVEIIKVLGTPTREEIKCMNPNYTEFKFPQIKAHPWHKIFHKRMPPEAVDLVSRLLQYSPNLRCAALDTLIHPFFDELRDPNARLPNGRFLPPLFNFKPHELKGVPVEMVAKLVPEHARKQCPWLGL from the exons ATGGCCTCCGTGGGCATAGAGCCTAGTGCCGCGGTTAGAGATTCTTCTACTACTGATGTTGATAGATTACCTGAGGAGATGAAAGACATGAAAATTCAAGATGATAAA GAAATGGAAGCTACAATCGTTAATGGCAATGTCACAGAGACTGGCCATATTATAGTAACTACTATAGGAGGAAGAAATGGCCAACCTAAACAG ACAATCAGTTACATGGCGGAGCGAGTTGTTGGACACGGCTCCTTCGGCGTTGTGTTTCAA gcTAAATGTTTGGAAACAGGAGAAACTGTTGCGATAAAGAAAGTTCTGCAAGATCGGAGGTACAAGAACCGTGAGCTTCAAACAATGAGGCTACTTGACCATCCTAATGTTGTGGCTTTGAAACATTGCTTTTTCTCAACAACTGAAAAAGACGAGCTTTACCTCAACTTGGTTCTGGAATACGTTCCAGAGACTGTGCACCGTGTCATCAAGCACTACAACAAACTTAACCAACGAATGCCTCTCGTTTACGTCAAACTTTACACATATCAG ATTTTTAGGTCCTTATCCTACATTCACCGTTGTATCGGCGTGTGTCATCGTGACATAAAGCCTCAAAACTTGTTGGTAAATCCACACACTCATCAAGTGAAACTATGCGATTTTGGAAGTGCAAAAGTATTG GTAAAAGGAGAGCCAAACATATCATATATCTGCTCGAGGTATTACAGAGCACCCGAGCTCATTTTTGGAGCCACAGAGTATACTACAGCCATTGATGTCTGGTCTGCAGGATGTGTTCTCGCCGAGCTTCTTCTCGGACAG CCATTGTTTCCGGGTGAGAGCGGTGTTGATCAACTTGTAGAGATTATAAAG GTTTTGGGAACACCaacaagagaagaaatcaaatgcatgAACCCCAACTATACAGAGTTTAAATTTCCTCAGATCAAAGCTCATCCATGGCATAAG ATTTTCCACAAACGAATGCCTCCAGAAGCTGTTGATTTAGTCTCAAGGCTTCTTCAATACTCTCCCAATCTTCGTTGTGCTGCT CTCGATACACTGATCCACCCATTTTTTGACGAGCTAAGAGATCCGAATGCACGATTACCCAACGGTCGTTTCCTTCCACCGCTCTTCAACTTCAAGCCTCATG AGCTTAAAGGTGTGCCTGTGGAGATGGTGGCCAAGTTAGTTCCAGAACATGCGAGGAAGCAATGTCCGTGGCTCGGTTTGTGA
- the LOC104703554 gene encoding uncharacterized protein LOC104703554, with product MSGKRVIAICMSGGEFQTEKGGSLLYKGGDAHAIDVDEQMTFIDFISEIGEMFNCDVRTVSLKYFLPDNKKTLISISNDKDLKRMIKFHENSNTADVYLLPEEAAPEFSNMPASRSSRTTLSEAIPPVPMDDLIDDTMGPEDLPISISVSAPPAVTMEQVMDRAADAQIVINPSDMMSAIVEVPNPKGDILTKARTQQWQNTITGVGQRFKNVGEFREALRKYAIANQFGFRYKKNDSHRVTVKCKAEGCPWRIHASRLSTTQLICIKKMNPAHTCEGAGGINGLQTSRSWVASIIKEKLKVFPNYKPKDIVSDIKEEYGIQLNYFQAWRGKEIAREQLQGSYKDGYKQLPLFCEKIMESNPGSLATFTTKEDSSFHRVFVSFHASVYGFLQACRPLVFLDSMPLKSKYQGTLLAATSVDGDDEVFPLAFAVVDAETDDNWEWFLLQLRSGLSTSCQITCQITFVADRQKNLQESIPKVFDKSFHAYCLRYLTDELIRDLKGPFSHEIKRLIVDDFYSAAYAPRADSFERHVENIKGLSPEAYDWIVQKSQPDHWANAYFPGARYNHMTSHSDNNLFQVRGETFELVNMKQCDCSCKGWQLTGLPCHHALAVINSYGLNPYDYCSRYFTVENYRATYSLSINPVQLLEGEMCRESSGGSAVTVTPPPTRRPPGRPPKKKTPAEEVMKRQLQCSRCKGLGHNKSTCKDYLLEC from the exons ATGTCAGGGAAACGGGTCATAGCAATATGTATGTCTGGTGGGGAATTCCAGACGGAGAAAGGCGGATCACTGCTGTACAAAGGCGGCGATGCTCACGCAATTGACGTGGACGAGCAGATGACATTCATAGACTTTATCTCAGAAATTGGGGAGATGTTTAATTGCGATGTCAGGACAGTTTCTCTCAAATACTTCCTCCCTGATAACAAGAAGACGCTCATCTCGATATCTAACGATAAAGATTTGAAACGAATGATCAAATTTCACGAGAACTCAAACACTGCTGATGTCTATCTCTTACCCGAAGAAGCTGCTCCTGAGTTTTCAAACATGCCGGCTAGCAG ATCAAGCAGAACAACATTGTCTGAAGCGATTCCCCCGGTTCCTATGGACGACTTGATAGATGACACCATGGGACCAGAAGATCTTCCCATCTCAATCTCAGTCTCAGCTCCTCCCGCTGTAACTATGGAGCAAGTCATGGACCGAGCTGCTGATGCACAGATTGTTATTAATCCATCCGATATGATGTCAGCGATTGTTGAAGTCCCGAATCCGAAAGGAGATATTCTCACGAAGGCAAGAACACAGCAGTGGCAGAACACAATCACAGGAGTGGGTCAAAGGTTTAAAAACGTTGGGGAGTTCCGTGAAGCGCTGCGGAAATACGCCATTGCAAATCAGTTTGGATTCCGCTACAAAAAGAACGATAGCCACCGAGTGACAGTTAAATGTAAAGCCGAAGGTTGTCCTTGGAGGATCCATGCTTCAAGGCTATCAACAACTCAGCTGATCTGTATCAAGAAAATGAATCCAGCACATACTTGTGAAGGTGCGGGTGGGATTAATGGGCTTCAGACGAGTAGAAGCTGGGTTGCTAGCATCATCAAGGAGAAGCTGAAAGTTTTTCCTAACTATAAACCAAAAGACATTGTCAGTGACATCAAGGAAGAGTATGGGATTCAGCTGAATTACTTTCAGGCATGGCGTGGTAAAGAGATTGCAAGAGAGCAGCTTCAAGGATCTTACAAGGATGGTTACAAACAGCTCCCGCTCTTCTGCGAGAAGATAATGGAAAGCAATCCGGGCAGTCTCGCTACGTTCACGACAAAGGAAGATTCAAGTTTTCACCgtgtttttgtttcgtttcaCGCCTCAGTTTATGGTTTTCTCCAGGCGTGTCGACCACTTGTGTTTCTCGACAGTATGCCGTTGAAATCGAAGTATCAGGGTACTTTATTAGCTGCTACTTCTGTGGATGGGGACGATGAAGTGTTTCCTCTGGCTTTTGCAGTGGTCGATGCGGAGACAGATGATAACTGGGAATGGTTCTTGCTTCAGCTAAGATCTGGCCTATCCACGTCTTGCCAAATAACTTGCCAGATAACTTTCGTTGCGGATAGACAAAAGAATCTGCAGGAATCGATCCCAAAAGTGTTTGACAAATCGTTTCATGCGTATTGTTTGCGGTATTTGACCGATGAGCTCATCAGAGACTTGAAAGGACCATTCTCTCATGAGATCAAGCGGTTAATCGTCGACGACTTTTATTCTGCAGCTTATGCCCCAAGAGCGGATTCATTCGAGAGACATGTTGAGAACATCAAAGGCCTCTCACCGGAAGCTTATGATTGGATTGTGCAAAAGAGCCAGCCTGATCACTGGGCCAACGCTTACTTCCCGGGTGCTCGGTACAACCACATGACTTCACACTCAG ATAACAACTTGTTCCAAGTCCGTGGAGAGACGTTTGAGCTTGTGAACATGAAGCAGTGTGACTGTAGCTGCAAAGGGTGGCAGTTAACAGGTTTGCCGTGTCACCACGCGCTCGCGGTTATCAACTCTTACGGACTTAATCCATATGATTACTGTTCTAGATATTTCACTGTCGAGAACTACAGGGCAACGTATTCACTGTCGATAAATCCAGTTCAGTTATTAGAAGGAGAGATGTGTCGAGAGAGTTCCGGAGGTTCGGCAGTGACGGTAACGCCTCCACCAACAAGGCGACCGCCAGGGAGGCCGCCAAAGAAGAAAACGCCTGCGGAAGAAGTGATGAAGCGGCAGCTACAATGTAGTCGGTGCAAGGGACTTGGTCACAACAAGTCGACTTGTAAAGACTATCTTCTTGAATGCTAG